CGGTTCAGTTGTGTGAACCACCTAGGAGCTAGGAGAACTTTCCAGAATTAGCGTGGATCTTCCGTGGGTGAGTGATATAGGATAGTATTGTAGGTAGCAAAAGATCCTTTAAATAGAAAGAAAATCATCACATGTTATACTCCTACTACTGTAACTTGATTGACACACGGGACTCCATGAGGCAACATGAAATCGAGCCACCTATCCGGCTAACGATCAACGTAGTCAAACCATTTCTTGAGGCAGACCACCTCGCTCCCGGCATTGCCGTACGGCTCGACGGAGAGGAACCCGTGGTCCTGCCCCTGGAACTTCATGAGCTCCACCGACTTACCCGGCCCATCTCTCCTTGAGTGGTTGACGAGCATCGGTAGGAGCTGGAGGCCGTCCATCGAAGAAGCAGGGCATGTTGAAGCTAGCTGCCCATAATATACCCACCTCTGTGGTAGTTGACGATCGCCAGGAGCTTCTCCCCGGAAGAGGAGGAGGCCCCCTCTGGCTTGTACACGCGGAACTTGCATACGTCGCCGCTGGCTTCGCACACGGCACACGACACGACGTCCTTCCACTGAACGACGGGCTGGCAGGCGGCGGGGTCGGGGTCGGGGGAGGGTAGGTGTACTCGGCGCCGTCGCTGAGGAGCTGGAGTAATCCGAGCACATCCTCCACGACGTGCAGTGGCGGGAAGAACGCCATGGGGGCGGAATGGGCGGTGTAGGCTATGAAGTGAAGCTAAGTTGGCTGAATGTGCTTCACGTTCTGATTTCTTCTTAACTGAAGCTTACACATAAATTAAATAAAAAAGAAACGTGCAATAACCAAAACACTTCAAATTTTAAGATGCTAATTATACCATTGAATGAACAATCGTCTTTCCAAATTTATGCATGTATTTATTCATGTTTTATAAATCCTTTACTAGAATTGTGCATGTCTTATTTGAAATCCACTGAAAATAATTTACTTTATAAAAAATAAAGAGTTTGTCCATAAAACTTAATCTTGATTTTTTAGAGAAACACAAACTGGCTTTGACCCGTCTTTACAGAAATTAAGTTGTGTATACGTCGATTTAACTTGATCTAGAATGTATTTTGCTGAAATTAAAAGTGCATGAATCGAGTATAAAAATCCTAGAGCTCACAAACAGATACGCCATTAATCTTGTAATATTTGTTTTATACTTTTTCTACTCCTAGGACAACTAAAAAATAACTAATTTTAAGTCGGCGAAATACATAATCAAAATATTGAGATCGATCTATGCAAGTTCAAAGATATGATAAGATCTCGGGCGGCTATACTTCTAGGCTGAGAGATACTTATTTATAAGTTCACTAAGAAATAACCACTCCACTTGTTATTATAAATAATGTTGAAGGTGTTTAAGGTGCTTTTATTTGTTCCTAAATCACATACAGTTAATAAAAAATAGATTGTGTCAAACATGGACTTTATGAAAAAAAAACATTGTTAATATGTTAACCAGGAGAAAACTATCTATAAGTCAACCAAGAAATAGTCACTCCCTTTGTTATATGTTCTAAGGTATTTTAGTGTGTTTAGTTATGTAATTCAAAAAAACTCATGGTAGTACCAAATACATGAGAATATGTCAGATGCAAACTTTATGAAAAACATTGATAGTGTGTTTCAATTTAGACTTATAATAAGTTTTGTAATTCAATTAAGAATATAAGATGGTAACTTTATACCACCATGCGTATGTCTTTCATTTCGGTGTTTTGTCTTCAAATCTTAATGGAAAGGAAATTGAGTTTAAATGTACAAGCAGTAAATAATATATCTTTTAAAATTTATATGATTCTCTTTttaacgtgcaaagcacgtgctacttactagtattattactatgcatcacatgtgtgtttgcccgtcgagtgaaactcggaggaagagggatcactcggaaggagagaagaagggagagaattatggtgactcccctttttcgggtgatgatgttgactgttgtgctgggtttgtcagtgagcaggaggtgcgagcgaggccgagaatgagagagattttttttgtgtgagagggacaactgaaggatccagaaggacccacagactcccaatacgcatcctgattcctgatgcgtcttctcttgacaaagaaaatggctgggagtttgcgtacctattgcacgtgacttgtgctcactgacgtgtgggacctgatgcatgggcaccacacgtaagtgacagacctgttggtgtaaaaactcggttgattattatagtgcattagaacaaagtttcctatggattcaagggtagtaaatccaagttaactcatttacatgacattatttttttccatgaagcaaagttaacacacctatcaattggtacattttggagtgactaagaaggatccatgcttacttattcgttttcacgtgtaaaacttgtctaaatcttggtcaaaccaaattggcagaaaattcaaaagaaaaacagaaaaatgaaaaaccaaagcacatagtcttatatgtcatatagtaagcattaaagttaataaacaatgtctagacatattcaaaccatacaaatcatgtatctaccccctaacccctaaactgtgtcttatgaagtcaagcatgaagagaagtggttttgggtttcaaacatggaaatttcaaaaacctcccaaaaacttcattttagagtgactaagaaggatacatgcttcccttttcattttcatgttttaaacttgtttaaatcttggtcaaacctaggatttgaccaagatacaaatggccgcaaaaaaataaaaaaaaataaaaaacaaaagcacatagtcttcttatgttatatcgtaagcattcaagttgataaacaaggtctagatatatccaaaccagacaaatcatgtatcgatctaccccctgtcgatcttatgaagtctagcatgaagaaaggtcattttgggtttcaaacatggaaatttcaagaacatcccaaaagcttcattttagagcgactaagaaggatacatgcttcgcttttcattttcatgttctatacttggttaaatcttggtcaaacctaggatttgaccaatattcaaatgggcataaaataaataaaattaataaaattaaaaaccaaagcacatagtcttcttatgtcatatagtaaacattcaagttcataaacaagatctagacatattcaaaccagacaaatcatgtaccccctaaccctaaactctgtcttaattatatatgaagtcaacatgaagcagagaagtgtggttttgggtttcaaacatggaaatttcaaaaacctcccaaaagcttcattttaattagactgactggttaattaagaaggatccatgattaactaccttttcattgtcatgtttaaacttatttaaatcttggtcaaacctaggatttgaccaagattcaaatgggcataaaaatttagaaaaaaatcgaaagaatgaaaaaccaaagcacatagccttcttatgtcatatagtaattattctaattgataaacatggtctagacatattcaaaccagaaaaatcatgtatctacccctaaccctaaactctgtcttaggaagtcaagcatgaatagaagtggttttgggtttcaaacatggtaaattcaagaacctcccaaaagcttcattttcgagtttctaagagaaggatccagacttaccttttcattttcacatgttaaacttgtttaaatcttgctcaaacctaggatttaccaagattcaaatgggcatagaaatcaaaaaatgaaataccaatgcacatagtcctcttatgtcatatagtaagcattcaagttgataaacaaggtctagacatattcaaaccagacaaatcatgtatctaccccctatcgaccctaaacttcgtcttatatatgaagtcaaggatgaagagaagtggttttgggtttcaaatatggaaatttcaaaaacctcccaaaagcttcattttagagcgactaaaggatcgttgcttatcttttcattttcatgttttaaacttatttaaatcttggtcaaacctaggatttgaccaagattcaaatgggcataaaaattcagacaaaaaatctaaagaacgaaaaaccaaagcacatagccttcttaattatgtcatatagtaaacattaaagttgataaacaaggtctagacatattcaaacaagaaaaatcatgtatctaccccctaacactaaatttgtcttatgtagtcaagcatgaagagaagtggttttgggtttcaaatatggaaatttcaaaaacctcccaaaaacatcattttagagtgactaagaaggatacatgcttcccttttcattttcatgttttaaacttgtttaaatcttggacaaacctaggatttgaccaagatacaaattggcacaaaaaaaataaaaaataaaagcacatatagtcttcttatgtcatatcgtaagcattcaagttgataaacatggtctagatatatatatatccaaaccaaacaaatcatgtatggatctatacccctgtcgatcttatgaagtctagcatgaagaaaggtcgttttgggtttcaaacatggaaatttcaagaacatcccaaaagcttcatattagagcgactaagaaggatatatgcttcgattttcattttgatgttctatacttgtttaaatcttggtcaaacctaggatttgaccaaagattcaaatgtgcatcaaaattccaaaaaaaaaaatcagaaaaatgaaaaaccaaagcacatggttttcttatgtcatatcgtaagcattcaagttgataaacaaggtctagatatatccaaaccagacaaatcatgtatcgatctaccccctgtcgatcttatgaagtctagcatgaagaaaggtcgttttgggtttcaaacatggaaatttcaagaacatcccaaaagcttcattttagagcgactaagaaggatacaggcttcccttttcattttcatgttctatacttgtttaaatcttggtcaaacctaggatttgaccaagattcaaatgtgcataaaataaaaaaaatagaaaaatgaaaaaccaaagcgcacatagtcttcttatgtcatatagtaaacattaaagttgataaacaaggtctagacatattcaaacaagaaaaatcatgtatctaccccctaactctaaactttgtcttatgtagtcaagcatgaagagaagtggttttgggtttcaaacatggaaatttcaaaaacctcccaaaaacttcattttagagtgactaagaaggatacatgcttcccttttcattttcatgttttaaacttgtttaaatcttggtcaaacctaggatttgaccaagatacaaatgggcacaaaaaaaataaaaaaataaaagcacatagtgttcttatgtcatatcgtaagcattcaagttgataaacatggtctagatatatatatccaaaccaaacaaatcatgtatggatctatacccctgtcgatcttatgaagtctagcatgaagaaaggtcgttttgggtttcaaacatggaaatttcaagatgaacatcccaaaagattcattttagagcgactaagaaggatacatgcttcccttttcattttcatgttctatacttgtttaaatcttggtcaaacctaggatttgacctagattcaaatgtgcataaaataaaaaaaaatagaaaaatcaaaaaccaaagcgcacatagtcttcttatgtcatatagtaagcattaaagttgataaacaaggtctagacatattcaaacaagaaaaatcatgtatctaccccctaaccctaaactttgtcttatgtagtcaagcatgaagagaagtggttttgggttttgtaatatcccaggtttagagacaataaaatgagagaacaccaaagtgtgcattgcattcatgcatagaaaatccggggaattttcgcgctttcaaataaaacttaccacagaactgaagtttcacttgacttgctggaattgaagtagatcatcaagtcaagcgctataaacttcactgtgacctttgctaaaaccttgttttgggtagagatggttTGATCTATGGGCCAGatcaaatgaattagttttacaacaaacaacaccttaagtaaggatcaactacaagatcttataaaagatctcaacatgccattccttacaacaacacatgaataattattcaatcctaaatcaaagaacacaattaattaagaaactattctttacttatcttatccatgtcttctactaaataaatgttcataccatgagtcacatggtatatcttttcaactacaataattGAATCCATGTCAAGGACATTCAAATTTATTCTTAATTAACTTTGACATTCCAACTTTGTTTCCCAACTCCtaccattaaacctagagaaaggagagaactattcatatgcttatattatgcattcaatagaacctaactaaatatttaaaccttgtccaagggaggtaattgttgatactaattaatgatacaagaaataaagtcaagtattaaaccctacttgacctagctaacacttgatggtaagcaagaacctattcttctagtaattatagagaggcaagagttgtgatcattacaacttggtaatgatcataaatcctagaggaaccctacctattcagaagagctcaacctaaagaggtatactcaagtatatggacttatactgaATCTTGGAGATAGAACCATAATTCACCAATGGATTGttatgaggccaatactttgatcattacaaattgggtaatgaccataaaccctagagaatcctaccttataaattgagatgacaagttaaacctatatatgtgattCATAGATGTCattctccacataaaataataagtatatcactagtagttaagcccaaaccaatcctcatgccttgtgtagaggagtaatcctagtcaattaaacataacctaactattgctcacatcctaaacctagtggtgtatcacattggtaatcataactaaaaccctatgccatatttgaatttcaatccaagtatcactttggattataagaagaaccttgccatgcctcatgcctacttAAATTACAATTTAATGAAGAGTATGCAAAACCTACACCTTTTCACAC
This Lolium perenne isolate Kyuss_39 chromosome 1, Kyuss_2.0, whole genome shotgun sequence DNA region includes the following protein-coding sequences:
- the LOC127318562 gene encoding uncharacterized protein; this translates as MAFFPPLHVVEDVLGLLQLLSDGAEYTYPPPTPTPPPASPSFSGRTSCRVPCAKPAATYLASTCPASSMDGLQLLPMLVNHSRRDGPGKSVELMKFQGQDHGFLSVEPYGNAGSEVVCLKKWFDYVDR